The genomic segment TCAATGTGGCCGGACACGATGATCCATGAATGGACGGGGACCGGCCACGGCGGCGTGGTGTGATCTCGGTCGATTCGTACGCGTGTACCTTTCTGGTAGCGCTGCCCGTCCGCCTCAGCGGACGGGACCGATTGTCAGAAGGTGCCCATGTCTTCGTTGTTCTCCGAAACGCTCCGCCCGGAATCCAGCCCGAACCAGCAGTCCCCGGGACCGTCGACGGATCCGTTCCTCTCCCCGGCCCTTCTTCCGTTCACCGCTGCGGAGTCGGACGGCGACTTCGATCAGGAACCGGAGAACGCACCGCGATAGCTGCGATAGTCGTGCCATGTCTCTCCGGGGCACCGACGGGTACGACGAGATCGACGCCCTGCCACCGCTCGTCCGACGGGCCGTGGCAGCGGCCAGGCGCCATGGCTTCGCGTACTCGTGCAGACCGGAACAGGGCCGACTGCTGCAGGTGTTGGCCGGGGGAGCGCAGCGGTCGATCGGCGAGACCGGGACGGGGTGCGGCGTCGGACTGGCCTGGCTGGCTTCGGGCGCCGCCGACGGCGTCCGGCTCGTCAGCGTGGAACGCGGCCTGGAGCGGGCGCGTATCGCCGCAGGGGTCTTCAAGGGCTGCGATCAGGTCGAGATCCTGCACGCCGACTGGCGCCGCATCGCGGACCGCGGGCCCTACGACCTGTTGGTTCTCGATGGCGGCGGCCAGGGCAAGAACGGCGACGCGGCCGAGCCGTCGCAACTCCTCGCCCCGGGCGGCACGGTGGTCATCGACGATTTCACCCCGGCCGGCACCTGGCCGCCGTTGTTCGGCGGCGCGCCCGACCTGGCCCGTCTGCACTGGCTGGAACACCCGGAACTCCGGGCGGCCGAAGTGCGACTCGCGGCCGATCTCAGTGCCGTCGTGGGCACCTACACCCCCGCGGCCGGCTGAACCACGGCTCAGCGCACCCGTCGGGACCCGCCAGGACATGCCACGACCGCGGATGTGCTTGTATCCAGGAACGTGATGGGGTCTGTTCCGCAGTGCTGCGGGACCGGTTGGACCTCTGCTGAGAGCAGGAGCGGTGATGGCGAAGAGCTATCGGGTCGGTACCGGTACGCGGGCGGTGAACCGGGTGTTCACGGTGATGACCCGCTTCGGGATCGGCAAGGGGTACCGGTACCTGCTGACCGTCCGGGGCCGGAAGTCGGGCGAGCCGCGTTCGACGCCCGTCGATGTGATGGCGTCCGACGGCCGGCGCTGGCTGGTCGCCGCGTACGGAGTCACCAACTGGGTGCACAACACCCGGGCCGCTGGGCAGGTCACCATCAGTCGGGGCGGCCGCTCCGAGCACCTGCGCACCGTCGAGCTGGGTCCTGCGGAGAGCGTCCCGGTGCTGCGCCAGTACCTGCGTGAAGTCCCGGTCACCCGTGCGTACTTCGATGTGACTCAGGATTCGGCGGATGCGGAGTTCGCCGCCGAGTCCGTCCTTCATCCGGTGTTCCAGCTGCTGCCGTCCGCCTGAGGAATCCCGACCGCCGGCCGCCCTGGAGAGGGCGGCCGGCGGTGGGTTCATCGAGGGGGTGGATGCCGTCAGCGGCCGGCCGGCCGGAGTGCCGCCAGCTGCTGCGCGAACGGCACCACCTGTTCGGACGCGGCCGGGGCGGCGGCGGGCCGGCCGGCCAGCTGGTCGGCCAGTTCTCCCGCCGCACGGGCGATCCGGGCGGCGAGACCGTCCGTCGTCGCGTCCCCGCCCGAGCCCCAGTCCTCCGAGGCGGCGTAGACC from the Streptomyces sp. RKAG293 genome contains:
- a CDS encoding class I SAM-dependent methyltransferase, whose product is MSLRGTDGYDEIDALPPLVRRAVAAARRHGFAYSCRPEQGRLLQVLAGGAQRSIGETGTGCGVGLAWLASGAADGVRLVSVERGLERARIAAGVFKGCDQVEILHADWRRIADRGPYDLLVLDGGGQGKNGDAAEPSQLLAPGGTVVIDDFTPAGTWPPLFGGAPDLARLHWLEHPELRAAEVRLAADLSAVVGTYTPAAG
- a CDS encoding nitroreductase family deazaflavin-dependent oxidoreductase; the encoded protein is MAKSYRVGTGTRAVNRVFTVMTRFGIGKGYRYLLTVRGRKSGEPRSTPVDVMASDGRRWLVAAYGVTNWVHNTRAAGQVTISRGGRSEHLRTVELGPAESVPVLRQYLREVPVTRAYFDVTQDSADAEFAAESVLHPVFQLLPSA